From a region of the Mytilus galloprovincialis chromosome 3, xbMytGall1.hap1.1, whole genome shotgun sequence genome:
- the LOC143067969 gene encoding regulator of microtubule dynamics protein 1-like: protein MSAFFKHNTNLMMVLGTGLCVGVGGTILYFKLTSAFLREIHRLSSSIETLKAEISILNEKLEGKSNWRKKRSGYYSVISASSGDETDNYEDALGGSSEFETPTEGDSDTEDIVKVEQSADVTALYTEIDTFIDGGETEKLKAYELLQSNKTKYLTDADFHWRLAKCTYQLAQIEGAKGNIEKKKEMLYTAKDTAERAIHLNQKSANSHKWYSITLGSIGDYEGTQNKIKNGYTFKEHIEKAIELNKTDPSNHHLLGRWCYGVYMLSWLERKAAATLFATPPTSTAGEALTHFLEADRLNPGVWKENLLYIGKCYVELGKYPEAVEWLEKASLLPVVSQDDKTAEIEIESILAKYGGK from the exons atgtCAGCCTTTTTTAAACATAATACAAACCTCATGATGGTGCTAGGTACAGGTTTATGTGTTGGTGTAGGAGGAAccattctttatttcaaattaacGAGCGCTTTCTTGAGAGAAATCCATAGACTGTCGTCGTCAATAGAAACTTTGAAAGCAGAAATCAGTATCCTAAATGAGAAACTTGAAGGAAAGTCAAACTGGAGAAAAAAGAGATCTGGATACTATTCAGTGATCAGTGCAAGTAGTGGTGATGAAACTGACAATTATGAAGATGCTCTAGGAGG CTCCAGTGAATTTGAAACTCCAACAGAAGGGGATTCTGATACTGAAGATATAGTAAAAGTTGAACAAAGTGCTGATGTTACTGCTCTGTATACAGAGATTGATACATTCATAGATGGGGGAGAAACAGAAAAATTAAAAGCATATGAACTTCTTCAAAGCAACAAAACTAAG tatttaactGATGCTGATTTCCATTGGAGATTAGCCAAGTGTACATATCAGTTAGCACAGATAGAAGGAGCGAAaggaaatattgaaaagaaaaaagaaatgcttTACACAGCCAAAGATACAGCTGAAAGGGCCATACATCTCAATCAGAAATCAGCTAATTCACACAAATG gtaCTCCATAACATTAGGAAGTATTGGTGACTATGAAGGAACACAGAACAAGATAAAGAATGGCTACACATTTAAG GAGCATATAGAGAAAGCCATAGAACTCAACAAAACAGACCCTTCTAATCATCATTTACTAGGAAGATGGTGCTATGGT GTATATATGTTATCTTGGTTAGAGAGGAAGGCAGCAGCTACTTTATTTGCTACACCACCTACCTCAACAGCTGGTGAAGCTTTGACACACTTTTTAGAG GCAGACAGACTCAACCCAGGTGTATGGAAAGAAAATTTATTATACATTGGAAAG TGTTATGTAGAACTAGGAAAGTACCCTGAAGCTGTAGAATGGTTAGAAAAAGCCAGTCTTCTGCCTGTAGTTAGTCAAGAT GACAAGACAGCAGAAATTGAAATAGAATCAATACTGGCAAAATATGGGGGAAAGTGA